Proteins encoded by one window of Arachis ipaensis cultivar K30076 chromosome B04, Araip1.1, whole genome shotgun sequence:
- the LOC110271014 gene encoding protein NRT1/ PTR FAMILY 2.8-like, with protein sequence MENATTNSSCEEEQKQDEHASAPQTQEAGGWRSVYYIIGNESFEKLASMSLISNLTMYLLTRYNLSAIFVVNVVQIWNGSSNVASIIGAFISDTYLGRFRTLLFGSIASLLVSKSIITSMSQLPG encoded by the exons ATGGAGAATGCAACAACCAATTCTTCATGTGAAGAGGAACAAAAACAAGATGAGCATGCATCTGCACCACAGACACAAGAAGCAGGAGGATGGCGATCAGTCTACTACATTATtg GTAATGAGTCGTTTGAAAAATTGGCATCAATGAGTTTGATATCGAATCTGACGATGTACCTGCTAACGAGGTACAATTTGAGTGCGATATTTGTGGTGAATGTGGTTCAAATTTGGAATGGATCATCCAATGTTGCATCTATAATCGGTGCTTTCATTTCTGATACTTATTTGGGAAGGTTTCGCACTCTCTTGTTTGGCTCCATTGCATCACTTCTGGTAAGCAAATCAATCATCACATCAATGTCACAATTACCAGGATAA
- the LOC107639141 gene encoding LOB domain-containing protein 4 has translation MKEGGRKQGSASPCAACKLLRRRCAVDCVFAPYFPADEPHKFANVHKVFGASNVNKMLQELPEHQRGDAVSSMVYEANARVRDPVYGCVGAISSLQQQIDALQIQLAVAQAEAVHLRVRQTASSSYWTQPQSPTNSASPPSKPIFDIDMGLDHTSYADSMWS, from the exons ATGAAAGAGGGTGGTAGGAAGCAGGGTTCAGCCTCACCTTGTGCTGCATGCAAGCTTCTCCGCCGAAGGTGCGCCGTGGATTGCGTCTTTGCGCCGTATTTCCCGGCCGACGAGCCTCACAAGTTTGCAAATGTGCATAAGGTCTTTGGTGCCAGCAATGTCAACAAGATGCTTCAG GAGCTACCAGAGCATCAGAGAGGAGATGCAGTGAGCAGCATGGTGTATGAGGCAAATGCAAGAGTGAGGGACCCTGTTTATGGCTGTGTGGGAGCCATCTCTTCTCTTCAACAACAAATTGATGCGTTGCAAATCCAATTGGCTGTGGCTCAGGCTGAGGCTGTGCATCTCAGGGTGCGCCAGACTGCATCCTCCTCTTACTGGACCCAACCCCAAAGCCCAACCAATAGTGCCTCCCCACCCTCCAAGCCCATTTTTGACATCGACATGGGCCTTGACCATACCTCTTATGCAGATTCTATGTGGTCATGA